In Nitrospira sp., a single genomic region encodes these proteins:
- a CDS encoding response regulator transcription factor, with protein sequence MYASPRDDQALSFLADRLRERESTAASVVRPQPALRWRVLIVDGHAAIREMMRIILEPCGDLIEVVADASDGESAINQAVLHKVDLVLMDVNLASPNGVETTRRLKQSMPHVVILGLSADYTPHIYNSMIAAGAAAFVRKQDAVDMLFRTIVYAMFHYCRPREKARVLGSSASARFEDGSQAAVRAPVPGTSPPPRF encoded by the coding sequence ATGTACGCGTCGCCGCGGGATGATCAAGCGTTGTCGTTTTTGGCGGATCGGCTGCGGGAGCGGGAGTCCACGGCTGCAAGTGTCGTAAGACCACAGCCCGCGCTCCGCTGGCGGGTGTTGATCGTGGACGGTCATGCGGCGATTCGCGAGATGATGCGGATCATCCTGGAACCGTGCGGGGATCTCATCGAAGTCGTCGCGGACGCCTCCGACGGGGAGAGCGCCATCAACCAGGCGGTCCTTCACAAGGTCGATCTGGTGCTGATGGATGTCAACCTGGCCTCTCCGAACGGGGTGGAAACCACGCGTCGCCTCAAGCAATCGATGCCGCATGTGGTGATTCTGGGCCTGTCGGCGGACTATACTCCCCACATCTACAACTCGATGATCGCCGCCGGCGCCGCAGCCTTCGTCCGAAAGCAGGATGCGGTGGACATGCTGTTTAGGACCATCGTGTATGCGATGTTCCACTATTGCCGCCCGCGTGAGAAAGCTCGGGTACTCGGAAGTAGCGCGTCGGCCCGTTTCGAGGACGGGAGCCAGGCAGCCGTCCGAGCCCCTGTTCCCGGGACGTCCCCTCCTCCACGCTTCTGA
- a CDS encoding citrate synthase, whose protein sequence is MKGDVKAAAPEATAIPEAIQHEFSPGLAGVPAAKSSISFVNGQTGPLEYRGIRIEELAKHSSFLETTYLLLYDQLPGQTELDRFTVDVTQHRRIKYQISDLIKCLPEHGHPMDALQAAVAALGMFYPARQVLDPQVQYWSTIRLIAKVPTIVAAYYRLRRGDEQIPPRDDLDHAGNFLYMLTEKVPDPMIAKVLDTCLILHAEHTMNASSFSGLVTASTLADPYTVVSSAIGTLKGPLHGGATLETIEMLEEIGSVDNVRPYIQKRLAAKQKLMGFGHRIYKIKDPRAVILQELAHRLFAHYGHSRLYEVAEEVERVGEELLAGKGIHANVDFYSGVLYATMGLDEDFFPCLFAMARVSGWLAHWLEQLKDNKLFRPDQIYDGQHGRAYVPIGRRLGGA, encoded by the coding sequence ATGAAGGGAGACGTGAAGGCCGCCGCCCCTGAGGCGACGGCGATCCCAGAGGCTATCCAGCATGAATTTTCTCCCGGCCTCGCCGGTGTGCCGGCAGCCAAGTCCTCCATCAGCTTTGTAAACGGCCAGACGGGTCCGCTGGAATATCGCGGGATCCGGATTGAGGAGCTGGCTAAGCACAGTTCCTTTCTGGAGACGACCTACCTGTTGCTCTACGATCAACTGCCGGGACAGACTGAACTAGACCGGTTCACGGTCGATGTGACACAGCATCGGCGCATCAAGTATCAAATCAGTGATCTGATCAAATGTCTCCCCGAGCACGGGCACCCGATGGATGCCCTGCAAGCCGCAGTCGCAGCCCTCGGGATGTTCTACCCGGCGAGACAGGTATTAGATCCCCAAGTGCAATACTGGTCGACCATCCGACTGATCGCGAAGGTTCCCACGATCGTAGCCGCATACTACCGACTTCGACGCGGCGATGAGCAGATTCCGCCCCGCGATGATTTGGACCATGCCGGCAACTTCTTGTACATGCTGACGGAGAAAGTGCCCGACCCTATGATCGCGAAGGTGCTGGACACCTGCCTCATTCTCCATGCCGAGCACACGATGAATGCCTCCAGCTTCAGTGGCTTGGTGACCGCCTCCACGCTGGCGGATCCCTACACGGTCGTCTCTTCGGCGATCGGGACCCTGAAAGGACCTCTCCACGGCGGAGCGACCCTGGAAACCATAGAAATGTTGGAGGAGATCGGATCGGTGGACAACGTCCGGCCATACATCCAGAAGAGGCTGGCCGCGAAGCAGAAACTCATGGGATTCGGGCATCGGATCTACAAGATAAAAGATCCGAGAGCCGTCATCCTGCAAGAGTTAGCCCACCGGCTCTTTGCACACTATGGACATTCTCGGCTGTATGAGGTGGCAGAGGAAGTTGAGCGGGTCGGAGAAGAGCTATTAGCAGGCAAAGGAATCCACGCCAACGTGGATTTCTACTCCGGCGTGCTCTACGCAACGATGGGTCTCGATGAAGACTTTTTCCCGTGCCTATTTGCGATGGCGCGCGTGAGCGGCTGGTTGGCTCACTGGCTGGAACAGCTCAAGGACAATAAGCTCTTCCGACCGGATCAGATCTATGACGGACAGCACGGCCGAGCCTATGTTCCCATTGGTCGCCGGCTGGGAGGAGCATAG
- a CDS encoding V-type ATP synthase subunit E — MPYATLIDALLEEGRTKSEAIVRQAQVEAERLLNDAQQQCETLDREADAAIRRSLSTQRAVILSSAALSARHVMLRAKREILDAVWRHVSQKATTLTGHARTAVLSALLDEILTASSSQSPRVLIDGRERPYLEEILTERSITFEEQHQDDLLLGIRLEGNGEVLTNCLAARLAKAKPELTIELNRLLFIEETVGARQ; from the coding sequence ATGCCGTACGCAACGCTCATTGACGCGCTGCTGGAAGAAGGGAGAACCAAGAGCGAAGCCATTGTGCGTCAGGCTCAGGTTGAAGCCGAGCGGCTTCTGAATGATGCGCAGCAACAGTGCGAAACCTTGGACCGTGAGGCAGACGCCGCCATCCGCCGAAGCCTATCCACCCAGCGCGCTGTGATTCTGAGCAGCGCGGCTCTCTCTGCTCGCCATGTCATGCTCCGAGCCAAGCGAGAGATCCTAGATGCCGTGTGGCGGCACGTCAGTCAGAAGGCCACGACGCTTACCGGCCATGCTCGGACGGCGGTCCTCAGCGCACTCCTTGACGAAATACTCACCGCGAGCTCTTCTCAATCACCCCGAGTGCTCATTGATGGTCGGGAGCGTCCCTACCTTGAAGAGATCTTGACAGAGCGAAGCATCACTTTTGAAGAGCAACACCAGGATGACCTGCTTCTTGGGATCAGGTTGGAAGGGAATGGCGAGGTCTTAACAAACTGCTTGGCCGCTCGTCTCGCCAAGGCGAAGCCGGAACTGACGATCGAGCTGAACCGACTGTTGTTCATCGAGGAGACAGTCGGTGCTCGGCAATGA
- a CDS encoding phosphoribosyltransferase family protein: protein MLHFPLDVFIAWKHGSPVNPESALGAITEVGNLYVNPLNAGDGGSLPEAVEALAVEKKAELLRRQRLYREGRRLMDLNGRPVVLVDDGIAAGATFLSAVEALRAQAPRRLVAALPLGPVETSATAAMEAS from the coding sequence GTGCTTCACTTTCCGCTCGATGTCTTCATCGCCTGGAAACACGGTTCGCCGGTGAATCCCGAATCTGCGCTGGGCGCGATCACCGAGGTGGGCAATCTCTATGTGAACCCTCTGAATGCCGGTGATGGTGGATCGCTGCCGGAAGCGGTCGAGGCTCTGGCGGTGGAAAAGAAAGCCGAACTCCTCCGACGCCAACGGCTGTACCGGGAGGGCCGTCGTCTCATGGATCTCAACGGGCGGCCGGTCGTGCTCGTGGACGACGGGATCGCCGCAGGGGCGACGTTTCTGTCGGCCGTGGAGGCGCTTCGCGCCCAGGCACCAAGGCGACTCGTTGCTGCGCTACCGCTCGGTCCGGTGGAGACGTCGGCGACGGCGGCTATGGAAGCGTCCTGA
- a CDS encoding c-type cytochrome: MSIHRIRRAFILSLSFMATAIVLHGNVSPANDGSHQDGDRHPLAGTVSDSSAGDAPRGKELYDASCVVCHGPRAEGNIGPRLAGNPLLSNEQVFRKIVHEGRHMMPPLKGSITDRQLADILAWLRTLP; encoded by the coding sequence ATGTCGATTCATCGCATCCGGAGAGCCTTCATCCTATCGCTGAGCTTCATGGCGACGGCCATCGTCCTGCACGGCAACGTCTCGCCGGCGAACGACGGCAGCCATCAAGATGGCGACAGGCACCCTTTGGCCGGGACCGTCTCAGACTCTTCCGCCGGAGACGCCCCTCGGGGAAAGGAGCTGTACGATGCCAGTTGCGTCGTATGCCACGGCCCGAGAGCGGAGGGGAACATTGGTCCTCGTTTGGCGGGCAATCCCCTGCTGTCGAACGAGCAGGTCTTCCGAAAGATCGTGCACGAGGGACGGCATATGATGCCGCCGTTGAAGGGTTCGATCACTGATCGGCAACTGGCCGATATTCTGGCCTGGCTCAGGACGCTTCCATAG
- a CDS encoding V-type ATPase subunit subunit G family protein produces MSEPSDQKSPEILIQIQAAEQKVENMLRAAQQDAAAILDKARAQAETLLRGTRRRLEERKKAVEAAGTAEAEREAEQLLTNARAKAGDLKGRCMRRMDEAVGLVLKRILPSPLISDSQSAVGRNQNALKADG; encoded by the coding sequence ATGTCTGAGCCGTCGGATCAGAAGTCCCCGGAGATTCTCATCCAGATCCAAGCTGCCGAGCAGAAAGTGGAAAACATGCTGCGCGCGGCTCAGCAAGACGCGGCTGCCATTCTCGACAAGGCTCGGGCTCAGGCTGAAACCCTGTTACGCGGGACACGTCGCCGCCTTGAGGAGAGGAAGAAAGCGGTCGAGGCCGCCGGCACGGCGGAGGCAGAACGTGAGGCTGAGCAACTGCTCACGAATGCACGGGCAAAGGCTGGCGATCTCAAGGGCAGGTGCATGCGCAGGATGGATGAGGCGGTCGGCCTGGTGCTCAAGCGGATTCTGCCATCTCCTCTAATCAGTGATTCGCAATCAGCCGTCGGCAGAAATCAAAACGCGCTGAAAGCTGACGGCTGA
- a CDS encoding V-type ATPase 116kDa subunit family protein translates to MAKVRLVAPRTLVDRVTSTLQETGVLHIESAPMEAARIPLRPQVMNESVRQRRAELERLQEDVRRLLLLLPDISSNERISTEQARHPDLTEGAIKQLDHSVREIAARVDDLSARLKACEEELALLSKYEKALAGLAPFLRFIQESEELDHLGVTLDEREGSPDLLRLLREMMAKITDNGYELFHTRIDARSLVVLLVFSKVHSARVRNLLWEEGIAELRLPVSVSDKPLGEAVRMLLQQKTELPLEAHRYRGELREVALQRRQELAEYHDAIVRCLERIEASLYFYQTEMATLIYGWVPCRMLTGLRLRIGDEFGGKVVLEECPVAPQEWAVVPVALRNPAFLQPFETLTRVVSLPRYGSIDPTPYVATFFPLFYGVILGDVGYGLLLLVAAAMVRRRCRSHPLVRDLSTIFLWASGSAILFGLLFGELFGELGEYVGLRPVLNRMQSFLPLLYISIGIGTVHVVLGLALGAHSALRRGNRQVSLMKCGSMVLVLSFISLLASVAGLAPREWRSAEVVGLLCALVIIFISGRGRGVMELHNLVNVLSYLRLMGIGVASAALAFAANKLGGLVGNVFLGIVIAVTLHGINVIFGILSPTIQSLRLHYVEFFENFFAPGGRQYKPFRHLHPTLPVRG, encoded by the coding sequence ATGGCGAAGGTACGATTGGTTGCTCCCCGGACTCTCGTGGACCGTGTGACGTCCACTCTCCAGGAGACCGGCGTCCTACATATCGAGTCTGCTCCGATGGAAGCGGCACGGATCCCCTTACGTCCTCAGGTGATGAATGAATCTGTCCGACAACGGCGGGCTGAACTTGAACGATTGCAGGAAGACGTGCGTCGGCTTCTTCTACTCTTGCCTGATATCTCGTCAAACGAGCGCATCAGTACGGAACAAGCTCGGCATCCGGACCTTACGGAAGGAGCAATCAAGCAGCTTGACCATTCAGTCCGAGAGATCGCTGCCCGTGTTGACGATCTGTCCGCTCGGCTGAAGGCTTGTGAAGAGGAATTAGCCCTCCTGTCCAAGTATGAAAAGGCCTTGGCGGGATTGGCGCCGTTCTTACGGTTCATTCAGGAAAGCGAGGAATTGGACCACCTCGGCGTGACGCTCGATGAGCGCGAAGGATCCCCTGATCTCCTGCGTCTCCTGCGAGAAATGATGGCCAAGATCACGGACAATGGTTATGAGCTGTTCCACACTAGGATAGACGCACGTTCGTTGGTCGTGCTGCTGGTGTTTTCCAAGGTGCATAGCGCCAGGGTTCGCAATCTGTTGTGGGAGGAAGGGATCGCCGAACTACGACTGCCGGTGTCCGTCTCAGACAAGCCTTTGGGAGAGGCCGTGCGCATGCTACTTCAGCAGAAGACGGAGCTCCCTCTGGAGGCGCACCGCTATCGCGGGGAACTGAGAGAGGTCGCACTCCAGCGGCGCCAGGAATTAGCGGAATACCACGACGCCATTGTGCGTTGCCTCGAACGAATCGAAGCGAGCCTGTATTTCTATCAAACCGAGATGGCCACCTTGATCTACGGCTGGGTCCCGTGTCGGATGCTCACCGGCTTACGGCTCAGGATCGGGGACGAATTCGGCGGCAAGGTTGTGTTGGAAGAATGTCCGGTTGCTCCCCAGGAATGGGCGGTTGTCCCGGTGGCACTGCGCAATCCCGCCTTTCTCCAACCATTTGAAACATTGACCCGAGTCGTGTCCTTGCCGCGATACGGGAGCATCGATCCGACTCCGTACGTGGCGACGTTCTTCCCCTTGTTTTACGGCGTGATCCTCGGCGATGTCGGCTATGGGTTGCTCCTACTTGTCGCCGCAGCCATGGTCCGACGGCGGTGCCGTTCCCACCCCCTCGTTCGCGACCTTTCGACGATCTTCCTGTGGGCTTCGGGTTCGGCAATCTTGTTCGGTCTCCTGTTTGGGGAGTTGTTTGGGGAACTGGGCGAGTATGTCGGTCTGCGTCCGGTCCTGAACCGCATGCAATCGTTCTTGCCTCTTCTCTACATATCCATCGGGATCGGCACGGTGCATGTGGTGTTAGGGCTTGCGCTGGGTGCGCACTCTGCCCTGCGGCGTGGGAACCGGCAGGTGAGTCTCATGAAGTGCGGCAGCATGGTGCTTGTGCTGTCATTCATCTCTCTCCTCGCAAGCGTCGCCGGACTAGCGCCGCGCGAATGGAGATCGGCGGAGGTCGTAGGGCTGCTGTGCGCGCTGGTCATCATCTTCATCTCTGGAAGGGGCCGCGGAGTCATGGAGCTGCACAACCTGGTCAATGTGCTCTCCTACCTGCGCCTGATGGGGATCGGCGTCGCGTCGGCCGCGCTTGCCTTTGCCGCCAACAAGCTGGGCGGCCTGGTGGGCAACGTCTTCTTGGGCATCGTCATCGCGGTGACGCTCCACGGGATTAATGTCATCTTCGGCATCCTCTCACCGACCATCCAATCGCTCCGGCTCCATTATGTAGAATTTTTCGAAAACTTCTTTGCGCCCGGCGGCCGCCAGTACAAGCCTTTTCGGCATCTCCATCCGACACTACCTGTTCGAGGATGA
- a CDS encoding trypsin-like peptidase domain-containing protein, whose protein sequence is MLKGAGRNLQKLVQDLTGRNLIRPLTTQGHVSDAVPNRVIHDAQTTSGGSGSPIFNSQGELIAVHSSIMTRFGAVGSGVPIARVVELFHSES, encoded by the coding sequence TTGCTGAAAGGGGCAGGCCGCAATCTGCAGAAGCTCGTGCAAGACCTGACCGGCCGCAACCTCATCAGGCCGCTGACGACGCAGGGCCACGTAAGCGACGCTGTTCCGAACCGTGTGATCCATGATGCCCAGACCACGAGCGGAGGAAGCGGGAGTCCGATCTTCAACAGCCAAGGAGAACTCATTGCCGTCCACTCGTCCATCATGACGCGGTTCGGCGCAGTAGGTTCCGGCGTGCCGATCGCCAGGGTGGTCGAATTATTTCACTCGGAAAGTTGA